A window of the Cicer arietinum cultivar CDC Frontier isolate Library 1 chromosome 6, Cicar.CDCFrontier_v2.0, whole genome shotgun sequence genome harbors these coding sequences:
- the LOC101491589 gene encoding berberine bridge enzyme-like 17: MELSLVLTTLTIVTFISTVTSQSPIQNFVSCFSKFHEPSHSPITEVIYTPNNKTFSTILNKHLQNKRFKLDSTPKPLAIVTAKSAFDVQATVKCAKSNNIQIRIRSGGHDYEGYSYVSDVPFIILDMFLINGINIDKHNKVAWVESGATLGKLYYTIGKTSNFFGFPAGVCFSLGIGGHFSGGGYGNLMRKFGLSVDNIVDAKIVDVNGNILDRKAMGEDLFWAITGGGGASFGVILSWKIKLVYIPSNVTVFDVSKTLEEGAIDLIYKWQLIATKLPNELFIRLQPIVKIGKDGKKVVQVHFIGQFLGTTEKLLPLINEKFHELGLKTSDCHHMPWVNSTLFWYGKPIGTPLEALLDEPKDTSTIYFKSQSDYVKKPIPKEGIKAIFEKMIEGDTLFMQWNPYGGRMDEISASAKPFPHRKGNLFLIQYLNYWPEDTPGAIERHVNFSRSFLQFMTPYVSHSPREAFFNYRDADIGANLPSNVTKMGISKVYGTKYFKDNFNRLVNIKTKVDPHNFFRYEQSIPTLSAL, encoded by the coding sequence ATGGAATTGTCTTTGGTTTTGACAACCTTAACCATTGTCACCTTTATTTCCACAGTAACATCACAATCACCCATTCAAAATTTTGTGAGTTGTTTTTCTAAGTTCCATGAACCTTCACATTCCCCTATCACTGAAGTGATTTACACACCAAACAACAAAACATTCTCAACCATTCTAAACAAGCACCTACAAAACAAGAGATTTAAACTAGATTCAACACCGAAACCTTTGGCAATCGTAACTGCAAAAAGTGCTTTTGATGTTCAAGCAACAGTTAAATGTGCAAAAAGTAACAACATTCAAATCAGAATCCGAAGTGGTGGTCATGATTATGAAGGTTACTCATATGTATCTGATGTTCCTTTTATTATACTTGACATGTTTCTTATAAATGGAATAAATATAGATAAACATAATAAAGTAGCATGGGTTGAATCTGGAGCAACACTTGGTAAGCTTTATTATACAATTGGTAAGACATCCAATTTTTTTGGTTTCCCTGCTGGTGTCTGTTTTTCTTTGGGTATTGGGGGTCATTTTTCAGGTGGTGGGTATGGAAATTTGATGAGAAAATTTGGTCTTTCtgttgataatattgttgatGCAAAAATTGTTGATGTTAATGGTAATATTCTTGATAGAAAAGCAATGGGGGAAGATCTTTTTTGGGCTATAACGGGTGGTGGTGGGGCTAGTTTTGGTGTCATTCTTTCATggaaaattaaattagtttatatacCTTCTAATGTTACTGTTTTTGATGTGTCAAAAACTTTAGAAGAAGGTGCAATTGATTTAATTTACAAATGGCAATTAATTGCAACAAAATTGCCAAATGAACTTTTCATTAGACTGCAACCTATTGTAAAAATTGGTAAGGATGGTAAAAAAGTTGTGCAAGTTCATTTCATTGGTCAATTTTTGGGTACAACTGAAAAGCTTTTACCTTTGATTAATGAGAAGTTCCATGAATTGGGTTTAAAAACTAGTGATTGTCATCATATGCCTTGGGTTAATTCAACTCTATTTTGGTACGGTAAGCCAATTGGAACACCTCTTGAAGCATTGTTGGATGAACCAAAAGACACTTCAACAATCTATTTCAAAAGCCAATCAGATTATGTGAAGAAACCAATTCCAAAAGAAGGTATTAAGGCCATATTTGAAAAGATGATTGAAGGTGATACTTTGTTTATGCAATGGAATCCATATGGTGGAAGAATGGATGAGATATCGGCATCAGCTAAACCATTTCCTCATAGAAAAGGAAACTTGTTCTTGATTCAGTATCTTAATTATTGGCCTGAAGATACTCCTGGAGCTATTGAACGTCATGTTAATTTTTCCAGatcttttcttcaatttatgaCACCTTATGTTTCACACTCTCCAAGGGAAGCGTTTTTTAATTACAGAGATGCTGATATTGGTGCCAATCTTCCAAGCAATGTCACCAAAATGGGAATTTCTAAAGTTTATggaactaaatattttaaagataattttaataGATTAGTTAATATCAAAACAAAGGTTGATCCTCATAACTTTTTTAGATATGAACAGAGTATACCTACTCTTTCAGCTTTGTAA